From Pseudochaenichthys georgianus chromosome 11, fPseGeo1.2, whole genome shotgun sequence, a single genomic window includes:
- the LOC117455219 gene encoding UPF0500 protein C1orf216 homolog isoform X2, with protein MGEAQSRSVMLHHQDQHLNSAYAGQGVSNNGSSSSLQNRKCDKDGNFNFLPGKDNDGSTGHGGGDENRNQVRPRSLGPLGRDPPYSSSSSGYHNNSGVLSPRSRMPCWSPLEPLPEIECGDDGYGRVPPDGAEEGRMQEEERRELIYRHEEKQREKREQQRRKSSSGFRGKEEDEDKAALEDGDEWGDSDSESELSHRSGGSMSSLNMDIGGEGTLMGGWDRIGVGEPRSNHNESDANRNGDGDSVGRRRSFARKSLTGSNLGNLLEEGAEEKEDNNCSSDSDGEIPELMDAVWTLRDRERFKAQEMEKHQVQLTMYRRLALIRWVRTLQSRIQEQQNRLQSSFDVILTQRKELLRMGAANAAPAAAVSQS; from the exons ATGGG TGAGGCTCAGTCGAGGTCAGTGATGCTGCACCATCAGGACCAGCATCTGAACTCGGCCTACGCCGGGCAAGGAGTCTCCAACAATGGCTCCTCTTCCTCGCTGCAAAACAGGAAGTGTGACAAAGACGGCAACTTCAACTTCCTGCCGGGCAAAGATAACGATGGCTCCACGGGTCATGGAGGCGGAGACGAGAACCGAAACCAGGTCCGTCCCCGCAGCTTGGGCCCGCTTGGTCGTGACCCTCCgtactcctcctcctcttccggGTACCACAACAACTCAGGCGTCCTGTCCCCTCGCTCCCGCATGCCCTGCTGGAGCCCCCTGGAGCCCCTGCCCGAAATCGAGTGTGGCGATGACGGTTATGGTCGAGTGCCCCCTGACGGAGCGGAGGAAGGTAGGAtgcaggaagaggagaggagggagctgaTATACCGGCATGAGGAGAAGCAAAGAGAGAAAagggagcagcagaggaggaaaaGCAGCTCGGGTTTCAGAGGAAAGGAGGAAGATGAAGACAAGGCGGCGCTGGAAGACGGTGACGAATGGGGCGACAGCGACTCTGAGTCTGAGCTCAGCCACCGGTCTGGCGGAAGCATGTCCTCCCTCAACATGGACATTGGAGGCGAAGGGACGCTCATGGGAGGCTGGGACCGCATCGGCGTTGGGGAACCGAGGTCCAACCACAATGAAAGTGACGCAAACCGTAACGGTGACGGAGACTCGGTCGGGCGACGCAGAAGCTTCGCCCGCAAGTCTCTGACAGGAAGCAACCTGGGAAATCTTCTGGAGGAAGGAGCGGAAGAGAAAGAAGACAACAACTGCTCCTCTGACTCAGACGGGGAGATCCCTGAGCTGATGGATGCGGTGTGGACGCTGCGAGACCGCGAGCGCTTCAAGGCCCAGGAGATGGAGAAGCACCAGGTGCAGCTGACCATGTACCGCCGCCTGGCGCTGATCCGCTGGGTCCGCACCCTGCAGAGCCGCATCCAGGAGCAGCAGAACCGCCTGCAGAGCAGCTTCGACGTCATCCTCACGCAGAGGAAGGAACTGCTGCGTATGGGCGCTGCTAACGCCGCCCCCGCTGCGGCCGTCAGCCAGTCGTGA
- the LOC117455219 gene encoding uncharacterized protein isoform X1 yields the protein MQPLNAIGRLFSDFCRSPSKNKHLFVQIRNLHPAAGLFREAQSRSVMLHHQDQHLNSAYAGQGVSNNGSSSSLQNRKCDKDGNFNFLPGKDNDGSTGHGGGDENRNQVRPRSLGPLGRDPPYSSSSSGYHNNSGVLSPRSRMPCWSPLEPLPEIECGDDGYGRVPPDGAEEGRMQEEERRELIYRHEEKQREKREQQRRKSSSGFRGKEEDEDKAALEDGDEWGDSDSESELSHRSGGSMSSLNMDIGGEGTLMGGWDRIGVGEPRSNHNESDANRNGDGDSVGRRRSFARKSLTGSNLGNLLEEGAEEKEDNNCSSDSDGEIPELMDAVWTLRDRERFKAQEMEKHQVQLTMYRRLALIRWVRTLQSRIQEQQNRLQSSFDVILTQRKELLRMGAANAAPAAAVSQS from the exons ATGCAACCGCTGAACGCCATTGGTCGCCTTTTTTCTGATTTCTGCCGTAGTCCGAGCAAAAACAAGCATCTTTTTGTACAGATAAGAAACCTCCACCCTGCAGCAGGACTATTTCG TGAGGCTCAGTCGAGGTCAGTGATGCTGCACCATCAGGACCAGCATCTGAACTCGGCCTACGCCGGGCAAGGAGTCTCCAACAATGGCTCCTCTTCCTCGCTGCAAAACAGGAAGTGTGACAAAGACGGCAACTTCAACTTCCTGCCGGGCAAAGATAACGATGGCTCCACGGGTCATGGAGGCGGAGACGAGAACCGAAACCAGGTCCGTCCCCGCAGCTTGGGCCCGCTTGGTCGTGACCCTCCgtactcctcctcctcttccggGTACCACAACAACTCAGGCGTCCTGTCCCCTCGCTCCCGCATGCCCTGCTGGAGCCCCCTGGAGCCCCTGCCCGAAATCGAGTGTGGCGATGACGGTTATGGTCGAGTGCCCCCTGACGGAGCGGAGGAAGGTAGGAtgcaggaagaggagaggagggagctgaTATACCGGCATGAGGAGAAGCAAAGAGAGAAAagggagcagcagaggaggaaaaGCAGCTCGGGTTTCAGAGGAAAGGAGGAAGATGAAGACAAGGCGGCGCTGGAAGACGGTGACGAATGGGGCGACAGCGACTCTGAGTCTGAGCTCAGCCACCGGTCTGGCGGAAGCATGTCCTCCCTCAACATGGACATTGGAGGCGAAGGGACGCTCATGGGAGGCTGGGACCGCATCGGCGTTGGGGAACCGAGGTCCAACCACAATGAAAGTGACGCAAACCGTAACGGTGACGGAGACTCGGTCGGGCGACGCAGAAGCTTCGCCCGCAAGTCTCTGACAGGAAGCAACCTGGGAAATCTTCTGGAGGAAGGAGCGGAAGAGAAAGAAGACAACAACTGCTCCTCTGACTCAGACGGGGAGATCCCTGAGCTGATGGATGCGGTGTGGACGCTGCGAGACCGCGAGCGCTTCAAGGCCCAGGAGATGGAGAAGCACCAGGTGCAGCTGACCATGTACCGCCGCCTGGCGCTGATCCGCTGGGTCCGCACCCTGCAGAGCCGCATCCAGGAGCAGCAGAACCGCCTGCAGAGCAGCTTCGACGTCATCCTCACGCAGAGGAAGGAACTGCTGCGTATGGGCGCTGCTAACGCCGCCCCCGCTGCGGCCGTCAGCCAGTCGTGA
- the LOC117455219 gene encoding UPF0500 protein C1orf216 homolog isoform X3: MLHHQDQHLNSAYAGQGVSNNGSSSSLQNRKCDKDGNFNFLPGKDNDGSTGHGGGDENRNQVRPRSLGPLGRDPPYSSSSSGYHNNSGVLSPRSRMPCWSPLEPLPEIECGDDGYGRVPPDGAEEGRMQEEERRELIYRHEEKQREKREQQRRKSSSGFRGKEEDEDKAALEDGDEWGDSDSESELSHRSGGSMSSLNMDIGGEGTLMGGWDRIGVGEPRSNHNESDANRNGDGDSVGRRRSFARKSLTGSNLGNLLEEGAEEKEDNNCSSDSDGEIPELMDAVWTLRDRERFKAQEMEKHQVQLTMYRRLALIRWVRTLQSRIQEQQNRLQSSFDVILTQRKELLRMGAANAAPAAAVSQS; the protein is encoded by the coding sequence ATGCTGCACCATCAGGACCAGCATCTGAACTCGGCCTACGCCGGGCAAGGAGTCTCCAACAATGGCTCCTCTTCCTCGCTGCAAAACAGGAAGTGTGACAAAGACGGCAACTTCAACTTCCTGCCGGGCAAAGATAACGATGGCTCCACGGGTCATGGAGGCGGAGACGAGAACCGAAACCAGGTCCGTCCCCGCAGCTTGGGCCCGCTTGGTCGTGACCCTCCgtactcctcctcctcttccggGTACCACAACAACTCAGGCGTCCTGTCCCCTCGCTCCCGCATGCCCTGCTGGAGCCCCCTGGAGCCCCTGCCCGAAATCGAGTGTGGCGATGACGGTTATGGTCGAGTGCCCCCTGACGGAGCGGAGGAAGGTAGGAtgcaggaagaggagaggagggagctgaTATACCGGCATGAGGAGAAGCAAAGAGAGAAAagggagcagcagaggaggaaaaGCAGCTCGGGTTTCAGAGGAAAGGAGGAAGATGAAGACAAGGCGGCGCTGGAAGACGGTGACGAATGGGGCGACAGCGACTCTGAGTCTGAGCTCAGCCACCGGTCTGGCGGAAGCATGTCCTCCCTCAACATGGACATTGGAGGCGAAGGGACGCTCATGGGAGGCTGGGACCGCATCGGCGTTGGGGAACCGAGGTCCAACCACAATGAAAGTGACGCAAACCGTAACGGTGACGGAGACTCGGTCGGGCGACGCAGAAGCTTCGCCCGCAAGTCTCTGACAGGAAGCAACCTGGGAAATCTTCTGGAGGAAGGAGCGGAAGAGAAAGAAGACAACAACTGCTCCTCTGACTCAGACGGGGAGATCCCTGAGCTGATGGATGCGGTGTGGACGCTGCGAGACCGCGAGCGCTTCAAGGCCCAGGAGATGGAGAAGCACCAGGTGCAGCTGACCATGTACCGCCGCCTGGCGCTGATCCGCTGGGTCCGCACCCTGCAGAGCCGCATCCAGGAGCAGCAGAACCGCCTGCAGAGCAGCTTCGACGTCATCCTCACGCAGAGGAAGGAACTGCTGCGTATGGGCGCTGCTAACGCCGCCCCCGCTGCGGCCGTCAGCCAGTCGTGA